Genomic DNA from Clostridium sp. BJN0013:
ACTCCGCCATTTCGGTGTACAGGGAGTCCACAAGCTGCGGCTGTGTCATACCAGCAATGGTGATACGGTAATCCTGAACATATTTGGCGATGTAACGCTTGACCTGTGCCTTGACTTCCTCTGTGCCTCCGTCGGTGATCAGTGTGGCGTATTTGCTTGAGATATACTCCTGTACTTCATGAAGCGCCGAGCTGAATTCCCTGGTGTTCCCACCGGAGGAAAAAAACAGGCTTTGGCTGCCTGTCATGTCGATGGTATGTGATTTCTCACTCGCCTGTGCCAGAGTGTTGGCGGTATCCGGCCTGCGATTTTTCCGGTTCATACACCGAACACCTCCTTTGCGATTTTGGCGATCTCCGCGCGGAAACCCCTGCTGTCCTTGAGCGCCAGCTCTCCCAGCAGGTTCCCGGCAAGAGCCAGGTTTTCCAGTTCATCCGAGTGCGGAATATTAAACGCCACGCTGCCCAGCACTTGCTCGATGTGCTCGCCGGCTTGATTGAATTTCACATTGGACGCCACCTTGTACTGCTTATCTGCGTCCCATTTCTGGTCCTTTAAGAGCGGGAGCTGGCTGGACAGATAACTGATGGATTTCAGGTCGCAGTTGACCAGCCTCAGTACCGTGTCGGCCTCCAGCAGAGAAACCGCCGACAGGATATCATGGGCGATGGCGCTTCCGCAGTCAATGACGACATACGGCGCGATGTCCCGGAGATGGTCGATCAGCTCGGACGCCAGCTCCTGGGTGTAGGGCGGGTAGG
This window encodes:
- a CDS encoding AAA family ATPase, which translates into the protein MLNFMKGSIFSRKQSEAVPQEPEQEVKVLAVWGSPGSGKTTVSVRLAKYLADHKRNVALLLCDMTAPMLPCICPPAELECERSLGSILAATHITDILVKQNCITHKKIGHLTMIGMLKGENVFTYPPYTQELASELIDHLRDIAPYVVIDCGSAIAHDILSAVSLLEADTVLRLVNCDLKSISYLSSQLPLLKDQKWDADKQYKVASNVKFNQAGEHIEQVLGSVAFNIPHSDELENLALAGNLLGELALKDSRGFRAEIAKIAKEVFGV